In one window of Schistosoma haematobium chromosome 5, whole genome shotgun sequence DNA:
- a CDS encoding hypothetical protein (EggNog:ENOG410V8IG~COG:L) produces the protein MKFGKCLSCGKFHARNSCVFRSAKCFKCGKVGHIQSVCKATVHFASSSIKSCNLNFNDSDVLSDHLSLSTISKGNVHIQKRLYTSLGSFHDIILDTGSIESIISFKNLKSLDPNVVVRPTEVSILGITGQRLPIQGCCELLIRDDNSSYIPCEFLVSETGLSILGLKNLKRLKVELSFLVSKENSDTLLKDLIAMCAKCSGGMKIKPIKLQVQGDPFFLKRRIIPYGLREAVHKTLNDLCVKGIIEPIQSSAWGTPIVTPLKSDGKTPRICGDYRLTLNSRLLKQTCTTVEAEDILNRLHGSKVFSKVDLKDAYLQIPLDESSSILTTINTPFGLFKYNFLPFGLSCSPAIFQEVMNKVVCDLEGVEVYQDDLIVHGSNKVVHDQRLIALLRRLAEKNITVNPNKCSFCVSSFECLGYLVDGNGFRPDMKRLAPLTNAPSPKNLTELRSLVGALQYYFSCRANCLFNILTSNSFKWSEEQESCLRSLLKFLQSDAVLRTYSPNVHSVLITDASPVGIGAVLEQEDRPVICVSRKLTVTEQGYSQTQREALAVFWAVKRLHKYLFGKKFTIVTDHEALKFIYHPEKSLARSSAAMVQRWSIALSAYDHTVQHRSAKQIQHVDYISRQSLQDKPINTSDCLLVQPLPVRRSDLIKETRRYFGCILSAIRKGWNANLKRRFPIYFSKRDELSTTPDGILCLSDRVVIPPSLRISVLEDLHSGHLGVEKMKFLARLTCWWPEINADICRTANNCEKCHLLKNHPLKWVPWPVSSEA, from the coding sequence atgaagtttggtaaatgtttatcatgtggaaagtttcatgctcgcaattcatgtgtatttcgtagtgctaaatgttttaaatgtggtaaggtaggacacattcagtcagtatgcaaagctactgtccattttgcttcaagtagtattaaatcttgtaatttaaatttcaatgattCGGATGTTCTtagtgatcatttatctttgtctactatttcgaaaggtaatgtTCATATTCAAAAACGActatatacatcgcttggttcatttcatgacatTATTCTGGACACAGGtagtatagagtccattatttcattcaagaacttgaaatctttagatcctaatgttgttgtacgacccactgaagtatcaatattggggattactggacaaAGACTGCCCATACaaggatgttgtgaattgctaatcagagatgataattcttcatatataccttgtgaatttttagttagcgaaacaggactgtcaatttTGGGTTTAAAGAACTTGAAAAGGCTTAAGGTGGAGTTGTCCttcctagtttctaaagaaaattctgatactttacttaaagatttgatagctatgtgtgctaagtgcagtggaggtatgaaaattaagcctataaaacttcaagtacagggtgatcccttctttcttaaaagacgaataattccttatggtcttcgagaagcagtacataagacattaaacgatttgtgtgTGAAAGGCATAATCgaaccaattcagtcttcagcatggggtactcctattgttacgccactgaagtcggacggcaagacccctagaatttgtggtgactatagattaactctgaattcccgtttgttgaagcaaacgtgcacgacggtagaagctgaagatattctaaatcgacttcatggttctaaagtgttctcgaaagttgacctaaaagatgcttatcttcaaattcctttagatgaatcttcatctattttgacgacaattaacactccttttggtctgttcaaatacaatttccttccatttggtctaagttgttctccagccatatttcaggaagttatgaataaagtagtttgtgatcttgaaggtgttgaagtttatcaagatgatctcattgttcatggctctaataaggtagttcatgaccagagacttattgctttattgcgtcgtttagctgagaagaatattacagtgaatccgaataagtgttcattttgtgtatctagttttgaatgccttggatacctagttgatggtaatggttttagaccagatatgaaacgactagctccactgactaatgcaccgtctccgaaaaatcttacagaattacgttcactagtgggtgctcttcaatactatttttcttgtcgtgcaaattgtttatttaatattttaacatccaattcattcaaatggagtgaggaacaagagtcatgcttacgaagtctactgaagtttcttcaaagtgatgctgttcttcgaacgtactcccctaatgtacattctgtgcttattactgatgcatcacctgtgggaattggtgcagttttggaacaggaagatagaccagttatttgtgtttcacgcaaacttactgttactgaacaaggttattcacagactcagcgggaagcattagctgtgttttgggctgttaaaagacttcataaatatttattcggaaagaaattcactattgttactgatcatgaagctttaaagtttatttatcatcccgaaaaatccttagcacgttcctcagcagctatggttcagcgatggagtattgctttgagtgcatatgaccatacggttcagcacagaagtgccaaacagattcaacatgttgattacatttctcgacagtcattacaagataaacctattaatacttcggattgtttgttagtgcaacctttaccagtgagacgttcagatctcattaaagaaactcgtagatattttggatgtatactcagtgctataaggaaaggttggaatgctaatttgaaacgtagatttcctatctatttttcaaagcgggatgagctatctactactcctgatggtattctgtgtttaagtgatcgtgttgtcattccCCCTTCCTTGCGTAtatctgttcttgaagatcttcatagtggtcatttaggtgttgagaaaatgaagttcttggcaaggctcacatgctggtggccagagataaatgcagatatatgtcgtacggcaaacaattgtgagaaatgtcatctgttgaaaaatcatcctttgaagtgggtgccatggccagtatcgtctgaggcctga
- a CDS encoding hypothetical protein (EggNog:ENOG4113D5D~COG:K) produces MICCDLCDEWYHGDCVGIKPEEGKCMEKNEIEFVCDSCKLMGAYTGKNDQVDHLQTFTSSDNGNEFMSTQFAPIIDTSVSPTNLLTATIVNSLRLRLTEEAEKERDRIATILPETDIAMKCPSEDDSSVSESFSTLTSVEETPSSVVTNENKLSSVNNSCVVNNTNSLQSVNLTKVLSRRKKRPRIILKNEIKEQVNSTNSCLGPNCDKTINPQVSCYCDLYSLFSYID; encoded by the exons ATGATATGTTGTGATCTATGCGATGAATGGTATCATGGTGATTGTGTTGGAATTAAACCAGAAGAAGGTAAATGTATGGAAAAAAATGAAATCGAATTTGTCTGTGATTCATGTAAATTAATGGGTGCTTACACAGGCAAAAATGATCAAGTTGATCAT CTACAAACATTTACTAGTTCTGATAATGGTAATGAATTTATGTCGACACAATTTGCTCCAATCATTGATACATCTGTATCGCCCACCAATCTATTGACAGCAACCATAGTAAATAGTTTAAGATTACGTTTAACTGAAGAAGCTGAAAAAGAACGTGATCGAATAGCTACTATTTTACCAGAGACAGATATAGCTATGAAATGTCCTTCAGAAGATGATAGTTCAGTTTCTGAATCATTTTCAACTTTAACTAGTGTAGAAGAAACTCCATCATCTGTGGtcactaatgaaaataaattatcttc CGTAAACAATTCGTGTGTTGTTAACAACACAAATAGTTTACAATCTGTTAATTTAACAAAAGTCCTATCACGTCGAAAGAAACGACCacgaattattttaaaaaatgaaataaaagaacAAGTGAATTCCACAAATTCATGTTTAGGACCGAATTGTGATAAAACTATTAATCCTCAAGTAAGTTGTTATTGTGACCTATATAGTCTTTTTTCATACATAGACTAA